The following are encoded together in the Thiobacillus sp. SCUT-2 genome:
- a CDS encoding DUF504 domain-containing protein, which translates to MMPIHELLNRIRWDAAFAQGRFVLGYYDRVDDRLIEVPLSRVQLTPGDHFAFQVTDADGYTHEVPFHRVKSVRKDGELIWHREH; encoded by the coding sequence ATGATGCCCATCCATGAACTGCTCAACCGGATACGCTGGGACGCGGCGTTCGCGCAAGGTCGCTTCGTGCTGGGCTACTACGACCGCGTCGACGACCGGCTGATCGAAGTCCCGCTCAGCCGCGTGCAGCTGACGCCGGGCGACCACTTCGCCTTCCAGGTCACCGATGCCGACGGCTACACCCACGAAGTCCCGTTCCATCGGGTCAAGTCCGTCCGCAAGGACGGCGAGCTGATCTGGCACCGCGAGCACTGA
- a CDS encoding MbcA/ParS/Xre antitoxin family protein: MSLAVARPDADRASVLAEALANAGRQLGMSQAELGAVIGKDRTAISRGRIDPDSKAGELALLLIRCYRALFVLTGGHPEPMRHWMQTENLHTGGIPAEQVKTVQGLTTVLEYLDAMRGKL, encoded by the coding sequence ATGAGCCTCGCCGTCGCCCGCCCCGACGCCGACCGCGCCAGCGTCCTGGCCGAAGCCCTGGCCAACGCCGGCCGCCAGCTCGGCATGAGCCAGGCCGAGCTCGGCGCCGTCATCGGCAAGGACCGCACCGCGATCAGCCGCGGCCGCATCGATCCGGACAGCAAGGCGGGCGAGTTGGCGCTGCTGCTCATCCGCTGCTACCGCGCGCTCTTCGTGCTGACGGGGGGCCACCCGGAACCGATGCGCCACTGGATGCAGACCGAGAACCTGCACACCGGCGGCATCCCGGCCGAGCAGGTGAAGACCGTGCAGGGACTCACCACGGTGCTGGAGTATCTCGACGCGATGCGGGGCAAGCTGTAG
- a CDS encoding RES family NAD+ phosphorylase, with product MTDWRARVAEVAPVELAGTLLRLVESQEQVATNQLVGSLERQALLESMLEATKPPLRRGSESLHYLLATPFRYPPLKHGSRFGTRSEPSLLYGSLEVRTVLAEAAYYRFVFWHGMARPPAGKLDTQHTLFGAAYRTARGLRLQAPPFDRHRAELASPSDYHASQAAGSAMRAAGIEAFEFVSARDPEAGINVALFTPRALARPDPVSQDAWLCELSGERVRFRAARGREVHDFPLGLFAVAGRLPWPA from the coding sequence GTGACCGACTGGCGTGCCCGCGTGGCGGAGGTGGCGCCGGTCGAGCTGGCCGGCACGCTGCTGCGTCTGGTGGAAAGCCAGGAACAGGTGGCGACCAACCAGCTGGTCGGCTCGCTCGAGCGCCAGGCCCTGCTCGAATCCATGCTGGAGGCGACCAAGCCACCGTTGCGGCGCGGCAGCGAGTCGCTGCACTATCTGCTCGCCACGCCGTTCCGCTATCCGCCGTTGAAGCACGGCTCGCGCTTCGGCACGCGCAGCGAGCCGAGCCTGCTGTATGGCTCGCTCGAGGTCAGGACAGTGCTTGCCGAAGCCGCCTACTATCGCTTCGTGTTCTGGCACGGCATGGCGCGGCCGCCGGCCGGCAAGCTCGACACGCAGCACACCCTGTTCGGCGCGGCCTACCGCACGGCGCGGGGCCTGCGGCTGCAGGCCCCGCCGTTTGATCGCCACCGCGCGGAGCTCGCCAGTCCGTCCGACTACCATGCCAGCCAGGCAGCCGGCAGCGCGATGCGCGCGGCCGGGATCGAGGCGTTCGAGTTCGTCTCCGCGCGCGACCCGGAGGCGGGGATCAATGTCGCGCTGTTCACGCCGCGCGCGCTGGCGAGGCCGGACCCCGTCTCGCAGGATGCCTGGCTGTGCGAACTCTCCGGCGAGCGCGTCCGCTTTCGCGCCGCGCGCGGCCGCGAGGTCCATGATTTTCCGCTGGGTCTGTTCGCGGTCGCCGGTCGGCTGCCGTGGCCGGCATAG
- a CDS encoding FTR1 family iron permease, producing the protein MFGAALIVFRESLEAALLISIVAAATRGLSRRNFWIAVGIAAGLAGSLVVAGLTERIAELAEGSGQELFNAAVLGIAVVMLGWHNIWMARHGREMAAQAKSVGHAVKSGQREMSALAILIAIAVLREGSETALFLYGLAAGGGSSHASMLGGGLTGLVAGVVAGWALYSGLARIPLRHFFTVTSGLILLLAAGLAGQMARFLVQGDIVRPLATPLWDSSSLLPMDSVIGNVLHLVAGYDARPSGMQVLFYVLTFLIILAGMRWSRTLTPRTA; encoded by the coding sequence ATGTTCGGCGCGGCCCTCATCGTCTTCCGGGAAAGCCTCGAGGCGGCACTGCTGATCAGCATTGTCGCCGCGGCCACGCGCGGCCTGTCCCGGCGCAATTTCTGGATCGCCGTGGGCATCGCGGCCGGCCTCGCCGGCTCGCTGGTCGTCGCGGGGCTGACCGAGCGCATCGCCGAGCTGGCCGAGGGCAGCGGGCAGGAGCTGTTCAATGCCGCGGTCCTCGGCATCGCCGTCGTGATGCTGGGCTGGCACAACATCTGGATGGCGCGGCACGGCCGCGAGATGGCGGCACAGGCCAAGTCGGTCGGGCACGCGGTAAAGAGCGGCCAGCGCGAGATGTCGGCGCTGGCGATCCTGATCGCCATCGCCGTGCTGCGCGAAGGCTCGGAAACCGCCCTCTTCCTCTACGGCCTCGCCGCCGGCGGCGGCTCCAGCCACGCATCGATGCTGGGCGGCGGCCTCACCGGGCTGGTGGCCGGCGTCGTGGCGGGCTGGGCCCTCTACTCGGGGCTCGCGCGCATCCCGCTGCGCCATTTCTTCACCGTCACCAGCGGCCTCATCCTGCTGCTCGCGGCCGGGCTCGCCGGCCAGATGGCGCGTTTCCTGGTCCAGGGCGACATCGTCCGGCCGCTCGCGACCCCGCTGTGGGACAGCTCGTCGCTGCTGCCGATGGATTCCGTGATCGGCAACGTGCTGCATCTGGTCGCAGGCTACGACGCCCGCCCGAGCGGCATGCAGGTGCTCTTCTACGTCCTGACCTTCCTGATCATCCTCGCCGGGATGCGCTGGAGCCGAACCCTTACCCCCCGAACCGCCTGA
- a CDS encoding cupredoxin domain-containing protein, with the protein MKALVFACLMLPVAAIAADLEASLTIRNHQFSPAELKVPAGKKIKLIVQNQDPTPEEFESHELNREKVIAGNGKATIYIGPLQPGKYPFFGEFNEKTARGVVIAE; encoded by the coding sequence ATGAAAGCCCTCGTATTCGCCTGCCTGATGCTTCCCGTTGCCGCGATCGCCGCCGATCTCGAAGCCAGCCTGACCATCAGGAACCACCAGTTCTCCCCGGCCGAGCTGAAGGTGCCGGCCGGCAAGAAGATCAAGCTGATCGTGCAGAACCAGGACCCGACGCCCGAGGAATTCGAGAGCCACGAGCTCAACCGCGAAAAGGTCATCGCCGGCAACGGCAAGGCGACGATCTACATCGGCCCGCTGCAGCCCGGGAAATACCCCTTCTTCGGCGAATTCAACGAAAAGACCGCGCGCGGCGTGGTCATCGCGGAGTAA
- a CDS encoding MFS transporter gives MHPAADLEAGARQRMSVASPWAPLRNRMFRMLWLASVASNIGTWMHEVGAGWLMTSLAPSPLMVALVQAATSAPVFLLALPAGALADIVDRRRYLIASQLWMLAMAGTLGALTLAGLTTAPLLLLFTFALGVGNAMMTPAWSAITPELVARHELPAAVGLGSMGMNVARAVGPALAGVIVAAAGPGAVFVLNALSFLAVIVALQRWQRETQPAGLPAERLVGALRAGLRYARHSPELIAVAVRGVAFFIFASASWALLPLIVRQELQRGPGTYGVFLACLGAGATAGALLLPRLHAGMSRDRIVAGATLLYAAAMLALAHSGSVLAAGGAMLLAGLAWISVVSSLMTAAQTALPRWVRARGLALFWVVYMGGMAGGSALWGQLASWTGIPGALSVAAAGIVAGIFVTRRWPIGRHDSVDLSPSLVWPTPLGADQVGRERGPVMVTIEYRIDPARSAEFARALQQVRTIRRRDGAFMWELFADVEQPGRMVECFMVESWVEHLRQHERVTVADREVLERPLAFHLDGERPRVTHLVAGHA, from the coding sequence GTGCATCCCGCTGCGGACCTGGAAGCGGGCGCTCGACAGCGCATGAGCGTCGCCTCGCCCTGGGCCCCGCTGCGCAACCGCATGTTCCGCATGCTGTGGCTCGCGTCGGTCGCGTCGAACATCGGTACCTGGATGCACGAGGTCGGCGCGGGCTGGCTGATGACCTCGCTCGCGCCCAGCCCGCTGATGGTCGCGCTCGTGCAGGCGGCCACCTCCGCCCCGGTGTTCCTGCTGGCGCTGCCCGCCGGCGCGCTGGCCGACATCGTCGACCGGCGGCGCTACCTGATCGCATCGCAGCTGTGGATGCTGGCCATGGCGGGCACGCTCGGCGCGCTCACGCTGGCCGGCCTGACCACGGCGCCGCTGCTGCTGCTGTTCACGTTCGCACTGGGCGTCGGCAACGCCATGATGACGCCGGCCTGGAGCGCGATCACGCCGGAACTCGTGGCGCGCCACGAACTGCCGGCCGCGGTCGGGCTCGGCTCGATGGGCATGAACGTCGCGCGCGCGGTCGGCCCTGCGCTGGCCGGCGTCATCGTCGCCGCGGCCGGCCCCGGCGCGGTGTTCGTGCTCAACGCGTTGTCTTTCCTCGCGGTCATCGTCGCCCTGCAGCGCTGGCAACGCGAGACGCAGCCAGCCGGCCTGCCGGCCGAACGGCTGGTCGGCGCCCTGCGCGCCGGCCTGCGCTATGCGCGCCATTCGCCCGAACTGATCGCGGTCGCCGTGCGCGGCGTCGCCTTCTTCATCTTCGCCAGCGCCTCCTGGGCGCTGCTGCCGCTGATCGTCCGCCAGGAGCTGCAGCGCGGGCCGGGCACCTACGGCGTGTTCCTGGCGTGCCTGGGCGCCGGCGCGACCGCCGGCGCCCTGCTGCTGCCGCGACTGCATGCCGGGATGTCGCGCGACCGCATCGTCGCCGGTGCGACCCTGCTCTATGCCGCGGCGATGCTCGCGCTCGCCCACAGCGGAAGCGTGCTCGCCGCGGGCGGCGCCATGCTGCTCGCCGGCCTGGCCTGGATCAGCGTCGTCTCCTCGCTGATGACCGCGGCGCAGACCGCGCTGCCGCGCTGGGTGCGCGCACGCGGCCTGGCGCTGTTCTGGGTCGTCTACATGGGCGGCATGGCGGGCGGCAGCGCGCTGTGGGGGCAGCTCGCCTCGTGGACCGGCATTCCCGGCGCCCTCAGCGTGGCCGCCGCGGGCATCGTCGCCGGGATCTTCGTCACGCGGCGCTGGCCGATCGGGCGTCACGATTCCGTCGACCTGTCACCGTCGCTCGTCTGGCCGACGCCGCTCGGGGCCGACCAGGTCGGACGCGAGCGCGGGCCGGTCATGGTCACGATCGAATACCGCATCGATCCGGCGCGCAGCGCGGAATTCGCCCGCGCGCTGCAGCAGGTGCGCACGATCCGGCGCCGCGACGGCGCCTTCATGTGGGAGCTGTTCGCGGACGTCGAGCAGCCCGGCCGCATGGTCGAATGCTTCATGGTCGAGTCCTGGGTCGAGCATCTGCGGCAACACGAACGCGTGACGGTCGCCGACCGCGAAGTGCTCGAACGGCCGCTCGCGTTCCACCTCGACGGCGAGCGCCCGCGCGTGACCCATCTCGTCGCCGGGCACGCGTAG
- the ypfH gene encoding esterase has translation MTAGRFHGIERLPAHGPVAQLFVLLHGAGGQPADLLPLVDALRRRYPQAAFLLPEGSVSHDAGAHGRQWFPLEGLSDDNRAARVAAVLPALHALLQDAQARLKVMQPDIALVGFSQGATLALEYAIAHDGGVGRVLAFGGRFATLPERAPEFTTFHLLHGEDDAVIPVAHAHAAYDRLSQLRGDATLDVASTVGHALHPALVERALVRLQTCIPLRTWKRALDSA, from the coding sequence ATGACGGCGGGGCGCTTCCACGGCATCGAACGCCTGCCGGCGCACGGCCCGGTCGCGCAGCTGTTCGTCCTGCTGCACGGCGCGGGCGGGCAGCCGGCCGACCTGCTGCCGCTCGTCGACGCCTTGCGGCGCCGCTATCCGCAGGCCGCCTTCCTGCTGCCCGAAGGCAGCGTGTCGCACGACGCCGGCGCGCACGGCCGCCAGTGGTTCCCGCTCGAAGGCCTCAGCGACGACAACCGTGCCGCACGGGTGGCGGCGGTGCTGCCCGCGCTTCACGCGCTGCTGCAGGACGCACAGGCGCGCCTCAAGGTGATGCAGCCCGACATCGCGCTGGTCGGCTTCTCGCAGGGCGCCACGCTGGCGCTCGAATACGCGATCGCGCACGACGGCGGCGTCGGCCGCGTGCTCGCGTTCGGCGGGCGCTTCGCGACGCTGCCCGAGCGCGCGCCCGAGTTCACGACCTTCCATCTGCTGCACGGCGAGGACGACGCCGTCATCCCGGTCGCGCACGCCCATGCGGCGTACGACCGTCTTTCGCAGCTGCGCGGCGACGCCACGCTGGACGTCGCCTCGACGGTCGGCCACGCACTCCATCCGGCCCTCGTCGAGCGCGCGCTGGTTCGCCTGCAGACGTGCATCCCGCTGCGGACCTGGAAGCGGGCGCTCGACAGCGCATGA